A window from Nitrospira sp. ND1 encodes these proteins:
- a CDS encoding DNA translocase FtsK: MGVSTTAKRGDARSAPSRSSHVKREVIGVLLIAAGLLILLSLVSFVPGDAKSIAASGAAGNQPKNMIGSVGALSAAACFFMVGGAAYLFPILLGLLGARCFTPIPLTMRIRNAGSGLAAMVFLSALLHLEVTAVPTISSGWVNRGLAGGIIGQVLADGVRSYFATTGAHIVILAGLMVALLFTVPLSLTALLQRVPDWWAAARERMAGLVPEWPTKQEEAQPKRVREKKSRASREVEEQDFDREVQVVAEAVEQIPVPVIPPKIQPPMKVEKRAVSADEPAAAVATSPSVSDGYVLPDPQELLSDPSGPLARLSDDELKLQSEILTKALKSFAIEGRVTEVRPGPVVTMYEFEPAPGTKVARIVNLADDLALALKAISLRIVAPLPGKSVVGIEVPNPHREMVSMKEVVTSDAFSRSRSKLGLALGKDIFGGAVCADLRTMPHLLVAGATGAGKSVGLNTMLLSILFNARPDEVKLLLIDPKMLEFQSYDGIPHLLRPVITDPKSAARGLGWVVQEMERRYKLLADAGVRSIDAYNRRISEVQGAVSDVWQSGKPEQVELTFLSEEERLSKGEDAEPAGDNGPTDSVKPSPPEPLPYIMVMIDELADLMMVAPKDVEDKIARLAQMARASGIHLVLATQRPSVDVLTGLIKANFPARIAFQVSSKTDSRTILDANGAEALLGRGDMLYLASGTGKLMRIHGSYVSDDDVRRVVEFVKKQALPSYCRELQSLKIEEAEEEQAKDEVYEQAKDLVLSTGQASASLIQRRLRVGYPRAARMIEQMEAEGVVGAAGRDGRREVLGRRGPVGGDEA; the protein is encoded by the coding sequence ATGGGTGTATCCACCACGGCAAAGCGCGGTGACGCCCGCTCAGCCCCTTCCCGTTCCTCTCATGTGAAGCGCGAAGTGATCGGGGTTCTCCTGATCGCAGCCGGTCTCCTGATCCTGCTCAGTCTGGTGTCGTTCGTTCCCGGCGACGCCAAATCGATTGCGGCATCCGGAGCAGCCGGCAATCAGCCCAAAAACATGATCGGGTCGGTGGGCGCGCTGTCGGCGGCCGCTTGTTTTTTCATGGTCGGCGGCGCCGCCTACCTCTTTCCCATTCTTCTCGGACTGCTCGGCGCGCGTTGCTTCACGCCGATCCCGCTCACTATGCGAATCAGAAACGCCGGCAGCGGTCTGGCGGCCATGGTGTTCTTGAGTGCCCTGCTGCATTTGGAAGTGACGGCGGTGCCCACGATTTCCAGCGGCTGGGTCAATCGAGGTCTGGCCGGCGGGATTATCGGGCAGGTGTTGGCCGACGGGGTCCGAAGTTACTTTGCCACGACCGGCGCGCATATCGTGATCCTCGCCGGCTTGATGGTGGCGCTCCTGTTTACGGTGCCGCTGTCGCTGACGGCGCTGCTGCAGCGGGTTCCCGACTGGTGGGCGGCCGCGCGCGAGCGGATGGCCGGGCTGGTTCCGGAGTGGCCGACGAAGCAGGAGGAGGCGCAACCCAAGCGAGTCCGTGAGAAGAAGTCGCGAGCTTCGCGCGAGGTTGAGGAACAGGACTTTGACCGCGAAGTGCAGGTGGTGGCTGAAGCGGTGGAGCAGATTCCCGTTCCCGTCATTCCCCCTAAGATTCAGCCCCCGATGAAGGTCGAAAAACGCGCGGTGTCGGCGGACGAGCCGGCAGCAGCAGTTGCGACCAGTCCCTCCGTATCTGACGGCTATGTCCTGCCTGATCCCCAGGAACTGCTGAGCGATCCCTCCGGCCCGCTTGCCCGTCTCAGCGACGATGAGTTGAAACTGCAATCCGAAATCCTGACCAAGGCGCTGAAGAGTTTTGCGATCGAAGGGCGGGTGACGGAGGTGCGACCGGGTCCGGTCGTGACGATGTACGAGTTCGAGCCCGCGCCGGGGACGAAGGTCGCGCGCATCGTCAACCTTGCCGATGACCTGGCCCTGGCACTCAAAGCCATCAGCTTGCGTATCGTGGCGCCGTTGCCCGGGAAGTCGGTCGTCGGGATTGAAGTGCCGAATCCTCATCGCGAAATGGTGTCCATGAAGGAAGTCGTCACCAGCGACGCCTTTTCGCGCTCACGCTCCAAATTGGGGCTCGCGCTCGGGAAAGATATCTTCGGCGGTGCGGTCTGTGCGGACCTGAGAACGATGCCTCACCTGCTGGTTGCCGGCGCGACCGGAGCCGGCAAGAGCGTGGGGTTGAACACGATGTTGTTGAGCATTCTGTTCAACGCCCGTCCGGACGAAGTAAAACTGCTGCTCATCGATCCGAAAATGCTGGAGTTCCAAAGTTACGATGGCATTCCGCATTTGCTTCGTCCCGTCATTACCGATCCCAAATCGGCGGCGCGCGGGTTGGGGTGGGTGGTCCAGGAAATGGAGCGGCGCTACAAGCTGCTGGCTGATGCGGGGGTGCGGAGCATCGATGCCTACAACCGACGGATTTCCGAGGTGCAAGGGGCCGTGTCGGATGTCTGGCAATCCGGCAAGCCTGAGCAGGTCGAACTGACGTTTCTGTCCGAAGAGGAGCGTCTCTCCAAGGGAGAAGATGCGGAGCCCGCCGGCGACAATGGGCCGACTGATTCGGTCAAGCCGAGTCCGCCGGAGCCCCTGCCCTACATCATGGTCATGATCGACGAGCTGGCGGACTTGATGATGGTAGCCCCGAAAGATGTGGAGGACAAGATTGCGCGTCTGGCCCAGATGGCGCGCGCTTCCGGGATTCACCTCGTGTTGGCGACCCAAAGGCCATCGGTCGATGTGTTGACCGGCCTCATCAAGGCCAATTTCCCGGCGCGTATCGCGTTTCAAGTCTCGTCCAAGACCGACTCGCGCACGATTCTGGATGCCAACGGCGCCGAGGCGCTGCTTGGTCGCGGCGATATGTTGTATCTCGCCTCGGGGACCGGGAAGCTGATGCGGATTCACGGGTCGTATGTGTCGGACGATGATGTGCGGCGGGTGGTCGAATTCGTCAAGAAGCAGGCGTTGCCCTCGTACTGCCGGGAACTCCAATCGCTCAAGATCGAAGAGGCGGAAGAGGAGCAAGCCAAGGACGAAGTCTACGAACAGGCCAAGGATCTGGTATTGTCCACCGGCCAGGCTTCTGCTTCCCTGATTCAACGGCGTCTCCGCGTCGGGTATCCCCGGGCGGCCCGTATGATCGAACAGATGGAAGCGGAAGGTGTGGTCGGAGCAGCAGGCCGGGACGGGCGTCGAGAGGTCCTCGGCCGTCGTGGGCCGGTCGGTGGAGATGAGGCATGA
- the rsmA gene encoding 16S rRNA (adenine(1518)-N(6)/adenine(1519)-N(6))-dimethyltransferase RsmA yields the protein MMAPSFPPALKRLGQNFLIDPNIIRKIVSLAALGPEDTVLEIGPGRGALTAGLCAEAGRVIAVEIDPQLQPHLQESLGHCRNLDLRIGDALAFPFETLPLRTVVVANLPYYVSTPILFALLDARARLDRLVLMLQTEVALRLAAKPNSEDYGVLSVLTQEAAEVELAFRVSANCFRPRPTVGSAVVHLRINTQEGFEPVRHERFRRLVRASFAHRRKTLVNSLRDEGYPSEQIARATAEAGVPPQARAEMLTLDDYRTLARAFDRDPV from the coding sequence ATGATGGCTCCCTCCTTCCCTCCAGCCCTGAAACGACTCGGTCAGAATTTTCTCATCGACCCGAACATTATCCGCAAGATCGTGTCCCTAGCGGCGCTTGGCCCGGAGGACACTGTCTTGGAGATCGGACCGGGGCGTGGGGCCCTGACCGCCGGTTTGTGTGCCGAAGCGGGACGCGTCATTGCCGTTGAGATCGATCCACAGTTGCAGCCTCATCTGCAGGAAAGTCTGGGGCATTGCCGAAACCTGGACCTTCGGATCGGGGACGCCCTCGCCTTTCCCTTCGAGACCTTGCCGCTGCGTACGGTGGTGGTGGCGAATCTTCCCTATTACGTCTCTACGCCGATTCTCTTCGCGCTGCTCGATGCGCGTGCCCGCCTCGATCGTCTGGTACTTATGCTGCAGACGGAAGTGGCGCTCAGGCTGGCGGCCAAGCCGAACAGCGAGGACTACGGGGTGCTGTCGGTATTGACCCAGGAGGCGGCCGAGGTGGAACTGGCCTTTCGTGTATCTGCGAATTGTTTCCGTCCCCGTCCGACTGTCGGATCGGCGGTGGTGCATCTTCGGATCAACACGCAGGAAGGGTTCGAGCCGGTCCGGCACGAACGGTTCCGGCGGCTGGTGCGCGCGTCGTTCGCCCATCGCCGCAAGACGCTGGTGAATTCCCTGCGTGATGAAGGCTATCCTTCCGAGCAGATTGCGCGGGCCACTGCGGAAGCCGGCGTGCCGCCGCAAGCTCGAGCGGAGATGCTCACGCTCGACGACTACCGCACACTTGCGCGCGCGTTCGATCGCGATCCGGTCTGA
- the pdxA gene encoding 4-hydroxythreonine-4-phosphate dehydrogenase PdxA: MAPKRTTKTARSVLGLTMGDPAGIGPEVIAKALADRALMRLCTPVVVGSRHVMERTIAWLKLPLQVVDFNPANGQRLKAGQVAVADPLESPLPKFRMGAATAVTGAASIAFIKEAVKLAQAGSLGGIVTAPINKEAMNMAGFHYPGHTELLADLTKTTEFGMMIVGGPLKIMFTTTHVAINALSPLLTTERISKAIRLAHLGLTKYFGIARPRIGVAALNPHAGEHGLFGNEESTSIAPAVKLARAAGIKASDPLPADTLFGKAARGDYDGVVAMYHDQGLIPLKLVAFGTCVNLTVGLPIIRTSVDHGTAYDIAGKGVAEHGSLLEAVKVAARLAESWSPVTKTSR; encoded by the coding sequence ATGGCTCCTAAACGCACGACCAAGACAGCGCGTTCTGTCCTGGGTCTCACAATGGGAGATCCGGCCGGGATCGGACCGGAAGTCATCGCCAAGGCCTTGGCCGATAGGGCTCTGATGCGCCTCTGTACTCCTGTTGTCGTCGGCTCCCGTCACGTCATGGAACGGACGATCGCCTGGCTGAAGCTCCCTCTGCAGGTGGTGGACTTCAATCCGGCGAACGGCCAGCGGTTGAAGGCGGGGCAGGTGGCCGTGGCAGACCCGCTGGAAAGTCCGTTACCGAAATTTCGCATGGGTGCCGCTACCGCGGTGACCGGTGCAGCCTCCATCGCATTCATCAAGGAAGCGGTGAAGCTGGCGCAGGCGGGGAGCCTGGGTGGGATCGTCACGGCTCCCATCAATAAAGAAGCCATGAACATGGCCGGTTTTCACTACCCGGGACACACGGAACTGCTGGCAGATCTGACCAAGACCACAGAGTTCGGGATGATGATTGTCGGCGGGCCGCTCAAAATCATGTTCACCACCACCCATGTGGCGATCAATGCCCTGTCCCCGCTGCTGACCACGGAACGGATCAGCAAGGCCATCCGCCTCGCACATCTCGGGTTGACGAAGTATTTCGGCATTGCGCGTCCCAGAATCGGCGTGGCGGCGTTGAATCCCCACGCTGGAGAGCATGGTCTGTTCGGCAACGAGGAGTCGACCAGCATCGCACCGGCCGTCAAACTGGCCAGGGCGGCGGGTATCAAGGCCAGCGATCCGCTTCCAGCCGATACCCTGTTCGGGAAGGCCGCCCGCGGCGACTACGATGGTGTGGTGGCGATGTATCATGATCAGGGGCTTATTCCTCTGAAGCTGGTCGCGTTCGGCACCTGCGTGAACTTGACCGTCGGGCTCCCGATTATCCGGACCTCAGTGGATCATGGAACGGCCTATGACATCGCCGGAAAAGGGGTTGCCGAGCATGGGAGCCTGCTGGAGGCCGTGAAGGTGGCGGCCCGCCTGGCCGAATCCTGGTCACCGGTTACCAAAACGTCCCGATAG
- a CDS encoding sodium:calcium antiporter: MTILLYVGLFVASVVVTLAGCHLFTNAIEWLGKRLNISEGAVGSVFAAVGTTLPETSIPIIAIFFGAGREQMEVGLGAILGAPFMLSTLVLPILALLLLLYAKLGKRTATFKLNYGEVRVDISFFLISYALALTCAVIPSKLFHVAVAAVLLGMYVYYMKLKFSAEDEEGEGGGELEPLLFARRSSRPSYLVIGAQGIVGLLGLVGGAHLFVTAANSISAEMQVSPLILALLIAPLATELPEMSNSFLWLYRKKDRLAVGNVTGAMVFQGSIPVSVGLLGTEWTLGPTALATMVLAVLAMSLSLLQAVWSGHWRPWLLSGSALLYLGYTLFLYAHGS; encoded by the coding sequence GTGACGATCCTGCTCTATGTGGGATTGTTTGTGGCCTCGGTCGTCGTCACCCTCGCCGGGTGCCATCTCTTTACGAACGCCATTGAATGGCTCGGCAAGCGTCTCAACATTTCTGAAGGCGCGGTCGGGAGCGTCTTCGCGGCGGTCGGGACGACCCTACCGGAGACGTCGATTCCGATCATCGCGATTTTTTTCGGGGCCGGGCGAGAGCAGATGGAGGTCGGTCTGGGCGCCATTCTCGGGGCGCCGTTCATGCTCAGCACGCTGGTCCTGCCTATTCTAGCGCTGCTGTTGCTGCTCTACGCGAAGCTCGGTAAGCGGACGGCGACGTTCAAGCTCAATTACGGCGAAGTCCGCGTCGATATCAGCTTCTTCCTGATCAGTTATGCGCTGGCGTTGACCTGCGCGGTCATCCCCTCCAAGCTCTTTCACGTGGCTGTCGCGGCAGTGCTGTTGGGCATGTACGTCTATTACATGAAGCTCAAGTTCTCGGCCGAAGATGAAGAGGGTGAGGGAGGTGGTGAACTGGAGCCACTGTTGTTCGCACGCCGGTCCTCTCGTCCGTCGTATCTGGTGATCGGCGCGCAGGGAATCGTGGGCCTGCTGGGCCTGGTCGGTGGGGCCCATCTGTTCGTGACGGCCGCGAATTCCATTTCAGCGGAAATGCAGGTCTCGCCGCTCATCCTCGCGTTGCTGATCGCTCCGTTGGCCACTGAGTTGCCGGAGATGTCGAACAGTTTTCTCTGGTTGTATCGGAAGAAGGATCGGCTGGCCGTTGGAAATGTCACTGGTGCGATGGTGTTTCAGGGCTCGATTCCCGTCTCTGTCGGGTTGCTGGGCACCGAATGGACGCTGGGGCCAACGGCGCTGGCGACCATGGTGCTCGCCGTGCTCGCTATGAGCTTGAGTCTACTGCAGGCAGTCTGGTCCGGACACTGGCGGCCCTGGTTGCTCAGCGGTAGCGCGCTGCTGTACCTTGGGTACACACTGTTCTTGTACGCACATGGCTCCTAA
- the larC gene encoding nickel pincer cofactor biosynthesis protein LarC, protein MATHLHFDCFSGISGDMTLGALVDAGLPFKDLVRGLALLRIEGFRLTRKRVERGALTATKVDVLVEKGFRAPLTLAQIKRILLKSGLPPAVKEKSQAVFDVLAHAEGKAHGVEPSHVHFHEVGVIDSFVDVVGGVLGIHLLGVQRVTASAINVGSGTLMSAHGSLPVPGPAVAALAVGLPIYAGGPERELATPTGVALVRTLATEFGRLPHMQVRRVGYGAGTADPAHWPNVLRVFVGEEPAAVGSLETIVELQTNIDDLNPQVYETVFDRVFAAGAVDATLAPVTMKKGRPGNVLSVLAPQEKVEAVLAVLFADTTALGVRTHEVQRRVLPRRFVPVQVHGHEVSIKVADSQPGRSKAAPEYEDCKRIAEQSGRPVKDILEEAMQAYRRTAGHAKKEKGSR, encoded by the coding sequence GTGGCCACACATCTTCATTTCGACTGTTTCTCCGGCATCAGCGGCGACATGACCTTGGGTGCGCTGGTCGATGCGGGATTGCCGTTTAAAGATCTCGTGCGCGGGCTGGCCTTGTTGCGGATCGAGGGGTTTCGCCTGACGCGGAAACGGGTCGAGCGCGGGGCCCTCACTGCCACTAAAGTCGATGTGCTGGTCGAGAAGGGCTTTCGCGCCCCGTTAACCCTGGCGCAGATCAAACGGATTCTACTGAAGAGCGGCCTGCCCCCGGCGGTGAAAGAAAAGAGCCAGGCCGTGTTCGATGTGCTGGCTCACGCTGAGGGGAAGGCCCATGGCGTCGAACCCTCGCATGTGCATTTTCACGAAGTCGGCGTGATCGATTCGTTTGTCGATGTGGTCGGCGGGGTCCTGGGGATCCATCTCCTGGGGGTGCAGCGCGTGACGGCCTCCGCGATCAATGTGGGATCGGGCACCCTCATGTCGGCACACGGATCGTTGCCTGTGCCGGGTCCGGCCGTGGCTGCGCTGGCAGTCGGCCTGCCTATCTATGCCGGGGGGCCTGAGCGGGAACTGGCGACTCCGACGGGAGTCGCGCTGGTGCGAACCCTGGCGACAGAATTCGGTCGCTTGCCTCATATGCAGGTGCGCCGGGTGGGGTATGGGGCGGGAACTGCCGATCCGGCGCATTGGCCGAATGTGTTACGAGTGTTCGTCGGTGAAGAACCGGCCGCCGTAGGTTCGCTGGAAACCATCGTTGAACTTCAGACGAACATCGACGACTTGAATCCGCAGGTCTACGAGACCGTGTTCGATCGGGTGTTTGCTGCGGGAGCCGTGGATGCGACCCTGGCACCGGTCACGATGAAAAAGGGCCGTCCCGGGAATGTACTCTCCGTGCTGGCTCCCCAGGAGAAGGTGGAGGCCGTGCTGGCCGTGTTGTTCGCCGACACGACGGCGCTCGGGGTCAGGACCCATGAGGTGCAGCGACGGGTGCTGCCACGACGATTTGTCCCGGTACAGGTCCATGGCCACGAGGTGTCTATCAAGGTGGCGGACTCCCAACCGGGTCGGAGCAAAGCCGCTCCTGAGTATGAGGATTGTAAGCGGATTGCCGAACAGAGCGGCCGTCCGGTGAAAGACATTTTGGAAGAGGCCATGCAGGCCTATCGGCGCACGGCAGGACATGCGAAAAAGGAAAAAGGGAGCAGGTGA
- the larB gene encoding nickel pincer cofactor biosynthesis protein LarB translates to MNQDQLQALLTKVQQGALAVPDALHRLRTLPYENLGFASLDHHRALRQGFPEVIFCEGKTVSQVVAIAKTLLRKNNALLATRVEPSVARALLRVSKRAVYHEAARVVAIAPPKLVRRGAVLIVTAGTADIPVAEEARVTADIMGSKTDTLYDVGVAGLHRLLGQQERLHDARALIVVAGMDGVLPSVVGGLVRQPVIAVPTSRGYGAHFGGLAALLTMLNSCAAGVGVMNIDNGFGAGCLAHRINMVGEA, encoded by the coding sequence ATGAATCAGGACCAGCTCCAGGCGTTGCTCACGAAGGTTCAGCAGGGCGCTCTTGCGGTGCCGGATGCGCTTCACCGGTTACGCACCCTGCCGTATGAAAACTTGGGATTTGCCTCGCTCGATCACCATCGCGCGCTACGCCAGGGGTTTCCGGAAGTCATTTTTTGCGAAGGCAAGACGGTATCACAGGTGGTTGCCATCGCGAAGACGCTCTTGAGGAAGAACAACGCCTTGCTGGCGACGCGGGTGGAACCCTCGGTTGCGCGGGCGCTCCTGCGCGTGAGCAAGCGGGCGGTCTACCACGAAGCGGCGCGGGTCGTCGCCATTGCGCCGCCCAAGTTGGTGCGCCGGGGGGCCGTATTGATCGTCACCGCCGGCACCGCCGATATTCCCGTGGCGGAAGAAGCGCGTGTGACGGCCGATATCATGGGGAGCAAGACCGACACGTTGTACGATGTGGGAGTGGCCGGCTTGCATCGCCTGCTGGGGCAGCAGGAACGGTTGCATGATGCCCGGGCCCTCATCGTGGTGGCCGGCATGGATGGCGTGCTTCCAAGCGTGGTCGGCGGACTGGTTCGGCAACCGGTGATTGCGGTGCCGACGAGCCGGGGCTACGGCGCACACTTCGGCGGGTTGGCCGCATTGTTGACCATGTTGAATTCCTGCGCGGCAGGAGTCGGAGTCATGAACATCGACAACGGTTTCGGAGCCGGTTGCCTCGCGCATCGAATCAACATGGTGGGGGAAGCATAA
- a CDS encoding NAD(P)H-dependent glycerol-3-phosphate dehydrogenase: MEQPAIKHVAVIGAGAWGTALARHLAEKQVPVCLWAHEPEVVQAIQLRRENTVYLPGVLLPPTLSATNVLSDAIAGADCLIFAVPSHVARTVLSRVAVLLPQPIPLVSATKGIEEETLALVTQVMQSVLPSHMQGSLLVLSGPSFASEVSRGKPTALCLAGQDAGVVKAIQSLFMTPNFRVYADDDLIGVQLGGALKNVMALAAGVVDGLELGHNARAALITRGLAEMIRLGVAMGADPRTFYGLSGVGDLILTCTGPLSRNHSVGVRLGKGERLEGILASMQAVAEGVRTAKAALGLALRCGVDMPIVQEVNAVLFADKSCRQAVGDLMEREAKGEKSPS; this comes from the coding sequence ATGGAGCAACCGGCCATCAAGCATGTGGCAGTCATCGGCGCCGGGGCCTGGGGGACGGCGTTGGCCCGGCATCTGGCCGAGAAACAGGTGCCCGTCTGTTTGTGGGCCCATGAGCCGGAAGTCGTTCAGGCGATCCAGCTCAGGCGTGAAAATACGGTGTACCTTCCGGGCGTGTTGCTTCCGCCGACCCTCTCGGCAACGAATGTCTTATCCGACGCCATCGCAGGCGCTGATTGCCTGATTTTTGCGGTGCCCTCGCATGTAGCGAGAACGGTGCTGAGCCGGGTTGCAGTCTTATTGCCGCAGCCCATTCCGCTGGTCAGTGCGACCAAGGGGATCGAAGAAGAGACGCTTGCGCTCGTGACGCAGGTCATGCAGAGCGTGTTGCCCTCGCACATGCAGGGTTCCTTGTTGGTCTTGTCGGGACCGAGTTTTGCCAGTGAGGTCAGCCGTGGGAAACCGACGGCGCTGTGTCTCGCCGGGCAGGATGCCGGTGTCGTCAAGGCGATCCAGTCGCTGTTCATGACGCCGAACTTTCGCGTCTATGCGGACGATGACTTGATCGGCGTGCAACTCGGCGGCGCCTTGAAAAACGTGATGGCCCTGGCTGCCGGTGTCGTGGATGGGTTGGAACTCGGGCATAACGCCCGCGCCGCGCTCATTACCCGCGGCCTGGCCGAAATGATCCGGCTGGGTGTGGCGATGGGTGCTGATCCACGGACTTTCTATGGCCTCTCAGGGGTCGGTGATCTCATTCTGACCTGCACCGGTCCCTTGAGCCGCAATCATTCAGTCGGGGTGCGGTTGGGTAAAGGCGAACGCTTGGAGGGAATTCTCGCGAGCATGCAGGCGGTGGCGGAAGGCGTGCGCACGGCCAAGGCGGCATTGGGGCTCGCCCTGCGCTGTGGGGTGGATATGCCGATTGTGCAGGAAGTAAACGCGGTGCTCTTTGCCGACAAGTCCTGTCGTCAGGCGGTCGGTGATCTCATGGAGCGCGAAGCCAAGGGGGAGAAGAGCCCGTCATGA
- a CDS encoding zinc ribbon domain-containing protein yields MKPCPACGRGLPEINRYCTHCGAGVSPDTSRRTAATPPGPAKEQLNLNILYGMVTVLIVSLLMPPWETPPSQPAAFLGFHFILSPPQPDALVSRLLLTIELTTTAIAGLYLSFLFRTRQ; encoded by the coding sequence ATGAAACCCTGTCCTGCCTGCGGACGTGGCCTACCGGAAATCAACCGCTATTGCACCCACTGCGGAGCAGGTGTTAGCCCTGACACCAGCCGGAGAACGGCGGCGACTCCTCCCGGACCGGCCAAGGAACAGCTGAACCTGAATATCCTGTACGGCATGGTGACCGTCCTGATTGTCTCCCTACTCATGCCGCCCTGGGAAACGCCCCCCTCACAGCCGGCGGCCTTTCTCGGGTTTCATTTCATCCTCTCCCCGCCGCAACCGGATGCCCTCGTCAGCCGGCTGCTGCTCACGATTGAGCTCACCACCACCGCCATCGCCGGCCTGTATCTGTCGTTTCTATTCCGCACGAGACAATAG
- a CDS encoding dimethylarginine dimethylaminohydrolase family protein — MSRLLVCPPDYFQIDYEINPWMRRENGVDPARAVRQWQALMTVLEQDVGVGVERMQPVQGLPDLVFTANAGVVVGRRALVSRFRYPERQREEAHFARWFGERGYEVLTLDPSLYFEGAGDLLGFPDTWFGGYRQRSDIRAFPKLSEIFQREIIPLELIDSRFYHLDTCFCPLSGGDLLYLPLAFDSYGQAAIAERVPEDRRLAVPQEEALRFACNAVCIGKQVVIPAGCPLTTKLLEDRGYRAHPVQLDEFMKSGGAAKCLTLALD; from the coding sequence ATGAGCCGCCTGCTCGTGTGCCCCCCCGATTATTTTCAGATCGATTACGAGATCAATCCCTGGATGCGGCGGGAAAACGGTGTGGATCCAGCGCGTGCCGTCCGGCAATGGCAGGCGCTGATGACCGTGCTGGAGCAGGATGTCGGTGTCGGGGTTGAGCGGATGCAGCCTGTTCAGGGGCTGCCCGACCTGGTCTTTACGGCCAATGCGGGAGTCGTCGTCGGTCGTCGCGCGCTGGTGAGCCGCTTTCGCTATCCGGAGCGACAGCGGGAGGAAGCGCATTTTGCGCGATGGTTCGGTGAACGCGGATATGAAGTATTGACGCTCGACCCGTCCCTGTATTTCGAAGGCGCCGGCGATCTGCTGGGATTTCCGGACACCTGGTTCGGCGGATACCGCCAGCGGTCGGATATACGGGCGTTTCCGAAGTTAAGCGAAATCTTCCAGCGGGAAATCATTCCTCTCGAATTGATCGACAGCCGCTTCTATCACCTCGACACCTGTTTTTGTCCGCTCAGCGGCGGGGACCTGCTCTATCTCCCCTTGGCCTTCGATTCCTACGGCCAGGCGGCCATCGCGGAACGGGTCCCGGAGGATCGTCGGCTCGCGGTGCCTCAAGAAGAAGCGCTTAGATTTGCCTGCAATGCGGTCTGTATCGGCAAACAGGTCGTGATCCCCGCCGGTTGTCCGCTCACGACGAAGCTCCTGGAAGATCGAGGCTATCGCGCCCATCCCGTTCAGTTGGACGAATTCATGAAGTCGGGCGGCGCAGCCAAATGCCTGACTCTCGCCCTGGATTAA
- a CDS encoding TIGR00300 family protein, with amino-acid sequence MTASQETVFLQGHIIDSLILAKVLDTILMMGGTFDLQDVKIGATRDASSQARIVVRAPSGRLLAEILRAIQPHGAAIEREADCRFEPAPAPGVFPEQFYATTHLPTQIRLDGEWVEVEGMEMDLGICVDPAKARARTVPMGAVTAGDLIVTGREGIRVTPLARPVERDVFGFMESVVSSERPHHPVIADIAQRMQKLREWHRQGRAGAKVLFAGGPAIVHAGGREALAWLIESGYIQVLFCGNALAAHDMEAALYGTSLGYGLTAGRSVPHGHEHHLRTINRIRTIGSIEQAVRSGVITGGIMAASVRCDVKLVMAGTIRDDGPLPGVLTDSMAAQQAMRAEIPGVGLALLVASTLHAIATGNLLPATVPTVCVDVNPAVPTKLADRGSFQAVGLVMDAASFLTELARELGWRP; translated from the coding sequence ATGACCGCATCGCAAGAAACCGTGTTCCTGCAGGGGCACATTATCGATTCGTTGATCCTGGCCAAAGTCCTGGATACGATTCTGATGATGGGCGGTACTTTCGATCTGCAGGACGTCAAGATCGGCGCGACCAGGGATGCCTCTTCCCAGGCGCGGATTGTGGTGCGAGCCCCGTCCGGCCGCCTGTTGGCCGAAATTCTGCGGGCCATCCAACCTCACGGTGCCGCCATTGAGCGTGAAGCGGACTGTCGCTTCGAGCCGGCACCGGCTCCGGGAGTGTTTCCCGAACAGTTCTATGCGACGACACATTTGCCGACCCAGATTCGTCTGGATGGCGAGTGGGTGGAGGTGGAGGGCATGGAAATGGACCTTGGCATCTGTGTCGATCCGGCCAAGGCCCGCGCCAGGACCGTTCCCATGGGGGCGGTGACAGCCGGCGACCTCATCGTGACCGGGCGGGAGGGAATCAGGGTTACACCCCTCGCTCGTCCTGTCGAGCGTGACGTGTTCGGATTTATGGAATCTGTGGTGTCGTCGGAGCGGCCGCATCACCCTGTCATTGCCGACATCGCTCAGCGCATGCAGAAGTTGCGCGAATGGCATCGACAGGGGCGCGCCGGGGCCAAGGTGCTCTTTGCCGGCGGCCCGGCGATCGTGCACGCCGGGGGGCGAGAGGCCCTGGCGTGGTTGATCGAGTCCGGGTACATACAGGTCTTGTTCTGCGGCAATGCCTTGGCTGCGCACGATATGGAAGCCGCACTCTACGGCACGTCGCTCGGGTATGGGCTGACGGCCGGCCGTTCGGTGCCGCACGGGCATGAGCATCATCTGCGCACCATCAATCGCATTCGTACCATCGGCAGCATCGAGCAGGCTGTGCGGTCGGGCGTCATCACCGGCGGAATCATGGCGGCCTCTGTGCGGTGCGATGTGAAGCTGGTGATGGCGGGCACCATTCGCGACGACGGTCCCTTGCCCGGGGTGCTGACGGACTCCATGGCGGCGCAGCAGGCCATGCGCGCGGAAATTCCAGGGGTCGGACTTGCCTTACTGGTTGCATCCACGCTGCATGCGATCGCGACCGGCAATTTGTTGCCGGCCACCGTGCCCACGGTGTGCGTCGATGTGAATCCGGCGGTGCCGACGAAATTGGCTGACCGTGGCAGTTTCCAAGCCGTCGGCCTTGTCATGGATGCCGCCTCCTTTCTCACGGAACTCGCGCGTGAACTCGGGTGGCGTCCATGA